A DNA window from Camelina sativa cultivar DH55 chromosome 17, Cs, whole genome shotgun sequence contains the following coding sequences:
- the LOC109129997 gene encoding uncharacterized protein LOC109129997: protein MRRLTTTYPLTWVRNIVEHFHCKSFPKPISSLSISPNRRKPESPEPASTQDLYSLLKQDPVDICLSLWVKSFSSPPSATFSNLTGFLSKFDLWILAYQRTCAHVTGTFPPRNAIHANALRSLLSLQNAVTRSGGKFRWNDKMNQHVRSPSDKFSTNGVEGMSKGKVKRMIESEEPIFQDRVVHEVLLMVLEPFFEARFSSKSHGFRPGRNPHTVIRTIRSNFAGYLWFMKGDVSELLDHVDVDVVMNCMEKVVKDRKVLGLIESSLRLPDKRVLKRVVERNGNDNGLGTKRRIEREKRNKTKKKILSEDEPKPDPYWLRTFYSFAPKEAAKVPSYGYCGVLSPLLANVCLNELDRFMETKIVEFFRPCKDDSIWKESIEDGCHNPAWPEFVPSSGKEKTRKMDYIRYGGHFLIGVRGPREEAVKIRKEIIEFCDKVFGLRLDNSKLEIEHISRGIQFLDHIICRRVIYPTLRYTGSGGSIVSKKGVGTLLSVSASLEQCIRQFRRLAFVKGDKDPEPLPCNPMLYSSQSHSNSQMNKFLETMADWYKYADNRKKAVGFCAYVIRSSLAKLYAARYRLKSRAKVYSIASRDLSHPLSESSNNSAPEYSDLLRMGLVDAIEGVQFSRMSLIPSCDYTPFPRNWIPNHEQLLQEYIRLQDPKFFCELHRSIKREGLTLPQDEISEVVWDFKTLGAWRSKDGSKREPDGGLETLDSPT from the coding sequence ATGAGAAGACTGACGACGACATATCCTTTAACTTGGGTGAGGAATATCGTCGAACACTTTCACTGCAAATCTTTCCCGAAACCAATCTCATCTCTTTCAATCTCCCCAAACCGTCGCAAACCCGAATCTCCGGAACCTGCTTCGACGCAAGATCTGTATTCACTACTCAAGCAAGATCCCGTCGATATCTGTCTCTCCCTTTGGGTCAAATCATTCTCGTCTCCTCCTTCTGCTACTTTCTCGAACCTCACTGGGTTTCTCTCCAAATTCGATTTATGGATCTTAGCATATCAACGCACTTGTGCTCACGTCACCGGAACTTTCCCGCCGCGCAATGCCATTCACGCCAACGCTCTCCGCTCGCTTCTCTCCCTCCAGAACGCCGTCACGCGTTCCGGTGGCAAATTCCGGTGGAACGATAAGATGAATCAGCACGTGAGGAGTCCTAGCGATAAGTTCTCGACGAATGGTGTAGAGGGTATGTCGAAAGGGAAGGTGAAGAGGATGATTGAGTCTGAAGAACCGATTTTTCAGGATCGGGTGGTTCATGAGGTTTTGTTGATGGTTCTTGAGCCTTTCTTTGAAGCTAGGTTTTCGAGTAAGTCTCATGGGTTTAGACCAGGTAGAAATCCACATACTGTGATTAGAACTATTAGAAGTAATTTTGCTGGGTACTTGTGGTTTATGAAGGGTGATGTTAGTGAACTGTTGGACCATGTGGATGTAGATGTAGTGATGAATTGTATGGAAAAGGTTGTTAAGGATAGGAAAGTTCTTGGCTTGATTGAATCTTCTTTGAGATTACCTGATAAGAGAGTGTTAAAGCGAGTTGTTGAGAGAAATGGCAATGATAATGGATTGGGGACGAAGAGGAGGATCGAACgtgaaaagagaaacaagacgaagaagaagattttgagTGAGGATGAGCCTAAACCGGATCCTTATTGGCTTAGGACTTTCTACAGTTTTGCTCCTAAGGAAGCTGCTAAAGTGCCTTCTTATGGTTACTGTGGCGTATTGAGTCCTTTGCTTGCTAATGTATGTCTTAATGAGCTGGATCGCTTTATGGAAACGAAGATAGTTGAGTTTTTTAGACCTTGTAAAGATGATTCAATATGGAAGGAGTCTATTGAAGATGGTTGTCATAATCCAGCATGGCCGGAGTTTGTTCCGTCAAGTGGGAAGGAGAAAACTAGGAAAATGGATTACATTAGGTATGGGGGCCATTTTCTGATTGGCGTTAGAGGGCCTAGAGAGGAGGCAGTAAAGATTCGGAAGGAAATCATTGAGTTTTGTGATAAGGTTTTTGGTTTGAGATTGGATAATTCAAAGTTAGAGATTGAACATATAAGCAGGGGTATTCAGTTTCTTGACCACATAATTTGCCGAAGAGTTATATACCCTACCCTCCGTTACACAGGAAGTGGAGGCAGCATTGTGAGTAAAAAGGGTGTGGGAACGTTGCTATCTGTGTCTGCTAGTTTAGAACAATGTATCCGCCAGTTTAGACGGCTTGCGTTTGTTAAAGGTGATAAAGATCCTGAGCCTTTACCGTGTAACCCAATGCTGTATTCAAGCCAGTCACATAGTAACTCTCAGATGAATAAGTTTCTTGAAACGATGGCTGATTGGTATAAATATGCTGACAATCGCAAGAAGGCTGTTGGGTTCTGTGCTTATGTAATAAGAAGCTCCTTGGCTAAACTATACGCTGCAAGGTATAGACTTAAATCTCGTGCCAAAGTGTACAGCATTGCCTCACGGGATCTTAGCCATCCATTAAGTGAGAGTAGTAATAATTCTGCACCTGAATACTCTGATCTTCTGAGGATGGGGCTTGTCGATGCTATAGAAGGAGTTCAATTCTCTCGCATGTCTTTGATTCCGTCATGTGATTATACTCCATTCCCTAGGAATTGGATCCCAAATCATGAGCAACTTTTGCAGGAGTACATCAGGCTACAAGACCCTAAATTCTTCTGTGAGTTGCATAGGTCAATAAAACGCGAAGGTCTAACCTTGCCTCAGGATGAAATCTCAGAGGTTGTGTGGGATTTCAAGACTCTTGGTGCTTGGAGATCAAAGGATGGAAGTAAAAGAGAACCAGATGGTGGGTTGGAGACATTAGACTCACCAACTTAA